In a single window of the Zonotrichia leucophrys gambelii isolate GWCS_2022_RI chromosome 2, RI_Zleu_2.0, whole genome shotgun sequence genome:
- the NKTR gene encoding NK-tumor recognition protein isoform X4: MGVQDRPQCFFEIEINREPVGRIMFQLFSDICPKTCKNFLCLCSGEKGIGKTTGKKLCYKGTTFHRVVKNFMIQGGDFSEGNGKGGESIYGGYFKDENFILKHDRAFLLSMANRGKHTNGSQFFITTKPAPHLDGVHVVFGLVISGFEVIEQIENLKTDTASRPYADVRVIDCGVLLPSSARDALEKKKKVCSDSEASESSSSACSSSESSSESEAENERSRRKKRKRRAKTKQSRKRRKEERKKEDPRCKRTSSQRRLSDRSDGADKADLSTKRDKPVVRPEEIPPVPENRFLLRRDVPVVNIEPEPKLLDAAPVLTDQKPSVSKSGRKIKGRGTIRYHTPPRSRSCSESDDEESSETPPHWREEMQRLRTYRAPSGEKWSKGDKLSDPCSSRWDERSASRRSRSWSHNGYADLSTVRYSSHHKKHRKEKKKVKHKKKSKKQKHFKKHKQTKKKKTSASSDVESSHSFHRRTKSSCDRERKSRSSSLSSRRSSRRDWSKSDKEDQSLSSLSSRGSRSYYRSRSRSRSKSRSYSRRSSRSRSASKSSRSRSRSRSSSNPRQQKTVPSSPRNISARLNDTKLTKTAEPVRAVILPSDKVIVPPVVPENLPVIPLSDSPPPSRWKPGQKPWKPSYERIQEMKAKTTHLIPTQANYNLVVVKEANTSSSYRKQERSSGSERSAYSKGRSDRSSESWPRSRSRSSRSRSYSRSYSRSRSPSSSRTKSPSSGRSRSPGKYRSDRSGYSESTSDCSLSDEDRHRSKRKSSHPKARGLKVRQETSSDSTLPYKHPKDYDESSQGLKESDSLSSSDLSSDSERSAKAKALQEKESRFPLEGDAEKQDKNSLSCERGEEKGKGERDCDHSKKKAAKEKCSEQPRGGAKTKRKSYSGSKWDSESNSERGEAKHNRGDSRPSSGKEEGEATSGSDTELSVTKRIKKQSNSSEGFLGSDCTWKTSKQLSSSESESSCSSSADTRGKLKKHKHGLKKTPKKSHSKKAKEKSKGKKEKKHKVQKRKEMFHWQPPLEFGEEEDDEINEKPVTKDDKKEKQLSRDIKDKKQVYEKDEIVTDKMGNGEKSCVNENLLDKNTTCGASPDRSNLNKEPIETSTSTGILNSGINVAACKSEIKQAEENNQNGLEDVIQTDDNMEICTPDRNSPGKADVDVLSPVILTAKPLSAGVQKELQVETPEQDAVKLGNNLRDFTNIKEEKETGRQENNSVPVSGAKDCSLKSEISENTPSNMIDNKWKPLQGAGNLKAATISMTTEVKNVASAPEPKPAGLRIEIKAKNKVRPGSLFDEVRKTARLNRRPRNQESSSEEESPSRDDNSPSRSLSRSRSKSESKSRHRTRSISYSHSRSRSRSSTYSYRSRSYSRSRSRGWYSRDRSRSRSSSYHSYKSRSRSYSRSRSRSSSYGHHSRSRSYTYDSYYSRSRSRSKRSDSYRRSRSYERRSRSYGSDSDSDRSYSNNRSPSESSRYS; this comes from the exons AACAACAAAACCTGCTCCTCATCTGGATGG TGTGCACGTTGTCTTTGGGCTGGTCATTTCTGGGTTTGAGGTCATAGAACAGATAGAAAATCTCAAAACCGACACGGCCAGCAGGCCCTACGCAGACGTGCGAGTCATTGACTGCggggtgctgctccccagctcagccagggatG CtttggagaagaagaagaaagtttgCTCTGACTCAGAAGCCTCAGAGTCCTCTTCCAGTGCATGCAGCTCTTCAGAATCCTCCTCTGAGAGTGAGGCTGAGAAtgaaaggagcaggaggaaaaagaggaaaagaagagctAAAAccaaacagtccaggaagcgaaggaaggaggagaggaagaaggaggatcCAAGGTGCAAGCGAACCTCAAGCCAAAGACG CCTTTCTGACAGGAGCGATGGCGCCGACAAAGCCGACCTTAGCACCAAGCGGGACAAGCCCGTGGTACGTCCTGAGGAAATCCCCCCAGTGcctgaaaatagatttttgctCAGAAGAGATGTGCCTGTTGTCAATATAGAGCCTGAACC GAAGCTTCTTGATGCTGCACCAGTTCTGACTGACCAGAAACCATCAGTCTCTAAATCTGGACGAAAAATTAAAGGAAGAGGCACAATA CGCTATCACACCCCGCCGCGGTCGCGCTCCTGCTCCGAGTCGGACGATGAGGAGAGCAGCGAGACCCCTCCGCACTGGAGGGAGGAGATGCAGAGGCTGCGGACGTACCGAGCGCCCAGCGGCGAGAAGTGGAGCAAAGGAGACAA gctgAGTGACCCCTGTAGCAGCAGATGGGATGAGAGAAGTGCATCCCGGAGATCCAGGTCATGGTCCCATAATGGTTATGCTGATCTGAGCACTGTGAGATACTCCAGCCATCACAAGAAgcacaggaaagagaagaagaaggtgaaacataaaaagaaatctaaaaagcagaaacatttcAAGAAGCACAAGCAAacgaagaaaaagaaaacatcagccTCATCAGATGTAGAATCCTCTCATTCCTTCCACAGGAGGACAAAATCATCTTGTGATCGTGAGAGGAAATCTCGTTCTTCCTCATTGTCTTCCAGGCGCTCATCCAGGAGGGACTGGTCTAAATCTGATAAGGAAGACCAGAGCTTGTCATCTTTATCAAGCAGAGGGTCTCGATCGTACTACAGGTCCAGATCCAGGTCTAGATCTAAATCAAGGTCTTACTCCAGAAGAAGTTCCAGATCAAGATCAGCCTCTAAATCATCGCGATCTCGAAGTAGGTCGCGGTCAAGTTCTAACCCCAGGCAGCAAAAGACTGTTCCCAGTTCTCCACGGAATATTTCAGCACGGTTAAATGACACTAAGCTGACCAAGACTGCTGAGCCTGTCCGAGCAGTGATCCTGCCCAGTGACAAGGTTATTGTGCCACCAGTGGTCCCAGAAAACCTCCCTGTCATACCCTTAAGCGACAGTCCCCCACCTTCAAGGTGGAAACCTGGGCAGAAACCTTGGAAGCCATCGTATGAGCGAATTCAGGAGATGAAAGCTAAAACAACCCACTTAATTCCCACCCAAGCTAATTACAATTTAGTGGTGGTTAAGGAGGCCAACACTTCTTCCTCCTATCgcaagcaggagaggagctccgGGAGCGAGCGGAGCGCTTATTCCAAAGGCCGCAGCGACAGGAGCTCCGAGAGCTGGCCCAGGTCCAGGAGCAGATCCTCTCGAAGCCGCTCCTACTCAAGATCTTACTCAAGGTCTAGAAGCCCATCGAGCTCCAGGACCAAATCTCCTTCCTCTGGCAGGTCACGGTCCCCCGGGAAATACCGCAGTGACCGGTCGGGGTACAGCGAGTCCACGTCCGACTGTTCCCTCAGCGATGAGGACAGGCACAGGAGCAAAAGGAAATCCAGCCACCCCAAAGCTCGGGGCCTCAAAGTGAGGCAGGAAACGAGCTCTGATAGCACTTTGCCTTACAAGCATCCAAAGGACTACGATGAGTCTTCCCAAGGGTTGAAGGAGAGCGACAGTTTGTCATCCTCAGACTTGTCCTCCGACAGCGAGCGCTCTGCCAAAGCCAAAGCgctccaagaaaaagaaagccgCTTTCCTTTAGAAGGGGATGCTGAGAAACAGGATAAAAATAGCTTAAGTTGtgagagaggggaggagaaaggcAAGGGTGAGCGGGATTGTGATCACTCCAAAAAGAAAGCAGCTAAGGAGAaatgctcagagcagcccagaggtGGTGCAAAAACAAAACGCAAATCCTACTCAGGTAGCAAATGGGACTCGGAGTCCAACTCTGAAAGAGGAGAGGCAAAGCATAACAGGGGGGATTCCAGACCCTCCTCTGGCAAAGAAGAAGGAGAGGCCACCTCAGGGTCTGACACAGAGCTTAGTGTTaccaaaaggataaaaaaacaATCCAATTCCTCAGAGGGCTTTTTGGGTTCTGACTGCACGTGGAAGACAAGCAAACAGTTGTCATCTTCTGAGTCTGAGAGTTCTTGTTCCAGCTCAGCAGACACTCGAGGCAAGttgaaaaaacacaaacatgGCTTGAAAAAGACTCCTaaaaaatcacattccaaaaaagcaaaagaaaaatcgaaaggcaaaaaggagaaaaaacacaaagtccagaaaagaaaagaaatgtttcattgGCAGCCCCCCCTTGAGTTTGGGGAAGAAGAGGATGATGAGATAAATGAAAAGCCGGTTACCAAGgatgataaaaaagaaaagcagcttagCAGGGACATAAAGGATAAAAAACAAGTTTATGAAAAGGATGAAATAGTCACAGATAAAATGGGAAATGGTGAAAAGTCGTGTGTGAATGAAAACCTTTTAGATAAAAACACCACATGTGGGGCCTCGCCAGATCGCAGCAACCTTAATAAAGAGCCCATTGAAACCAGCACTTCAACTGGTATTTTAAACTCAGGAATAAACGTGGCTGCCTGCAAGAGTGAGATTAAACAAGCTGAAGAAAATAACCAGAATGGGCTGGAAGATGTTATTCAGACAGATGACAACATGGAGATTTGTACTCCGGATCGTAACTCGCCGGGGAAGGCTGATGTGGATGTTTTGTCTCCTGTCATTCTCACTGCTAAACCTTTAAGTGCTGGTGTACAAAAAGAGTTACAGGTTGAGACCCCTGAGCAAGATGCTGTCAAACTGGGAAACAACTTAAGAGACTTTACTaatattaaagaagaaaaagaaacgggaaggcaagaaaataactctgtccctgtgtctggtGCTAAAGACTGTagtttaaaaagtgaaatttctgaaaatacacCAAGCAATATGATAGACAATAAATGGAAGCCTTTGCAAGGTGCTGGTAACTTAAAAGCAGCAACAATCAGTATGACCACAGAGGTTAAAAATGTAGCATCAGCACCAGAGCCTAAACCAGCAGGTTTAAgaattgaaataaaagcaaaaaataaagtaaGGCCTGGGTCTCTCTTTGATGAAGTGAGGAAAACAGCCCGGCTAAATCGTCGGCCAAGGAACCAAGAAAGTTCCAGTGAGGAGGAATCTCCGAGCAGGGATGACAACAGCCCTTCCAGGAGTCTCAGCAGGTCACGAAGCAAATCTGAGTCTAAATCCAGACACAGAACCAGGTCCATATCCTACAGTCACTCGAGAAGTCGATCCCGAAGTTCTACATATTCATATAG GTCCAGGAGTTACTCGAGGAGCCGGAGCCGGGGCTGGTACAGCCGGGATCGCTCCAGGAGCCGGAGCAGTTCCTACCACAGCTACAAGAGCCGTAG TCGGAGCTACAGCAGGAGCCGATCCAGGAGCAGTTCCTATGGGCACCACAGTCGGTCCAG GTCCTACACCTATGACAGTTACTACAGCCGGAGCCGCAGCAGGAGCAAGAGGAGCGACAGCTACCGGAGATCTCGGAGCTACGAGCGCAGATCCAG atCCTACGGCTCCGACAGCGACAGCGATCGCAGCTACTCCAACAACAGGAGCCCCAGCGAGAGCAGCAGATACAGCTGA
- the NKTR gene encoding NK-tumor recognition protein isoform X1 — MGVQDRPQCFFEIEINREPVGRIMFQLFSDICPKTCKNFLCLCSGEKGIGKTTGKKLCYKGTTFHRVVKNFMIQGGDFSEGNGKGGESIYGGYFKDENFILKHDRAFLLSMANRGKHTNGSQFFITTKPAPHLDGVHVVFGLVISGFEVIEQIENLKTDTASRPYADVRVIDCGVLLPSSARDALEKKKKVCSDSEASESSSSACSSSESSSESEAENERSRRKKRKRRAKTKQSRKRRKEERKKEDPRCKRTSSQRRSLSDRSDGADKADLSTKRDKPVVRPEEIPPVPENRFLLRRDVPVVNIEPEPKLLDAAPVLTDQKPSVSKSGRKIKGRGTIRYHTPPRSRSCSESDDEESSETPPHWREEMQRLRTYRAPSGEKWSKGDKLSDPCSSRWDERSASRRSRSWSHNGYADLSTVRYSSHHKKHRKEKKKVKHKKKSKKQKHFKKHKQTKKKKTSASSDVESSHSFHRRTKSSCDRERKSRSSSLSSRRSSRRDWSKSDKEDQSLSSLSSRGSRSYYRSRSRSRSKSRSYSRRSSRSRSASKSSRSRSRSRSSSNPRQQKTVPSSPRNISARLNDTKLTKTAEPVRAVILPSDKVIVPPVVPENLPVIPLSDSPPPSRWKPGQKPWKPSYERIQEMKAKTTHLIPTQANYNLVVVKEANTSSSYRKQERSSGSERSAYSKGRSDRSSESWPRSRSRSSRSRSYSRSYSRSRSPSSSRTKSPSSGRSRSPGKYRSDRSGYSESTSDCSLSDEDRHRSKRKSSHPKARGLKVRQETSSDSTLPYKHPKDYDESSQGLKESDSLSSSDLSSDSERSAKAKALQEKESRFPLEGDAEKQDKNSLSCERGEEKGKGERDCDHSKKKAAKEKCSEQPRGGAKTKRKSYSGSKWDSESNSERGEAKHNRGDSRPSSGKEEGEATSGSDTELSVTKRIKKQSNSSEGFLGSDCTWKTSKQLSSSESESSCSSSADTRGKLKKHKHGLKKTPKKSHSKKAKEKSKGKKEKKHKVQKRKEMFHWQPPLEFGEEEDDEINEKPVTKDDKKEKQLSRDIKDKKQVYEKDEIVTDKMGNGEKSCVNENLLDKNTTCGASPDRSNLNKEPIETSTSTGILNSGINVAACKSEIKQAEENNQNGLEDVIQTDDNMEICTPDRNSPGKADVDVLSPVILTAKPLSAGVQKELQVETPEQDAVKLGNNLRDFTNIKEEKETGRQENNSVPVSGAKDCSLKSEISENTPSNMIDNKWKPLQGAGNLKAATISMTTEVKNVASAPEPKPAGLRIEIKAKNKVRPGSLFDEVRKTARLNRRPRNQESSSEEESPSRDDNSPSRSLSRSRSKSESKSRHRTRSISYSHSRSRSRSSTYSYRSRSYSRSRSRGWYSRDRSRSRSSSYHSYKSRSRSYSRSRSRSSSYGHHSRSSRSYTYDSYYSRSRSRSKRSDSYRRSRSYERRSRSYGSDSDSDRSYSNNRSPSESSRYS; from the exons AACAACAAAACCTGCTCCTCATCTGGATGG TGTGCACGTTGTCTTTGGGCTGGTCATTTCTGGGTTTGAGGTCATAGAACAGATAGAAAATCTCAAAACCGACACGGCCAGCAGGCCCTACGCAGACGTGCGAGTCATTGACTGCggggtgctgctccccagctcagccagggatG CtttggagaagaagaagaaagtttgCTCTGACTCAGAAGCCTCAGAGTCCTCTTCCAGTGCATGCAGCTCTTCAGAATCCTCCTCTGAGAGTGAGGCTGAGAAtgaaaggagcaggaggaaaaagaggaaaagaagagctAAAAccaaacagtccaggaagcgaaggaaggaggagaggaagaaggaggatcCAAGGTGCAAGCGAACCTCAAGCCAAAGACG CAGCCTTTCTGACAGGAGCGATGGCGCCGACAAAGCCGACCTTAGCACCAAGCGGGACAAGCCCGTGGTACGTCCTGAGGAAATCCCCCCAGTGcctgaaaatagatttttgctCAGAAGAGATGTGCCTGTTGTCAATATAGAGCCTGAACC GAAGCTTCTTGATGCTGCACCAGTTCTGACTGACCAGAAACCATCAGTCTCTAAATCTGGACGAAAAATTAAAGGAAGAGGCACAATA CGCTATCACACCCCGCCGCGGTCGCGCTCCTGCTCCGAGTCGGACGATGAGGAGAGCAGCGAGACCCCTCCGCACTGGAGGGAGGAGATGCAGAGGCTGCGGACGTACCGAGCGCCCAGCGGCGAGAAGTGGAGCAAAGGAGACAA gctgAGTGACCCCTGTAGCAGCAGATGGGATGAGAGAAGTGCATCCCGGAGATCCAGGTCATGGTCCCATAATGGTTATGCTGATCTGAGCACTGTGAGATACTCCAGCCATCACAAGAAgcacaggaaagagaagaagaaggtgaaacataaaaagaaatctaaaaagcagaaacatttcAAGAAGCACAAGCAAacgaagaaaaagaaaacatcagccTCATCAGATGTAGAATCCTCTCATTCCTTCCACAGGAGGACAAAATCATCTTGTGATCGTGAGAGGAAATCTCGTTCTTCCTCATTGTCTTCCAGGCGCTCATCCAGGAGGGACTGGTCTAAATCTGATAAGGAAGACCAGAGCTTGTCATCTTTATCAAGCAGAGGGTCTCGATCGTACTACAGGTCCAGATCCAGGTCTAGATCTAAATCAAGGTCTTACTCCAGAAGAAGTTCCAGATCAAGATCAGCCTCTAAATCATCGCGATCTCGAAGTAGGTCGCGGTCAAGTTCTAACCCCAGGCAGCAAAAGACTGTTCCCAGTTCTCCACGGAATATTTCAGCACGGTTAAATGACACTAAGCTGACCAAGACTGCTGAGCCTGTCCGAGCAGTGATCCTGCCCAGTGACAAGGTTATTGTGCCACCAGTGGTCCCAGAAAACCTCCCTGTCATACCCTTAAGCGACAGTCCCCCACCTTCAAGGTGGAAACCTGGGCAGAAACCTTGGAAGCCATCGTATGAGCGAATTCAGGAGATGAAAGCTAAAACAACCCACTTAATTCCCACCCAAGCTAATTACAATTTAGTGGTGGTTAAGGAGGCCAACACTTCTTCCTCCTATCgcaagcaggagaggagctccgGGAGCGAGCGGAGCGCTTATTCCAAAGGCCGCAGCGACAGGAGCTCCGAGAGCTGGCCCAGGTCCAGGAGCAGATCCTCTCGAAGCCGCTCCTACTCAAGATCTTACTCAAGGTCTAGAAGCCCATCGAGCTCCAGGACCAAATCTCCTTCCTCTGGCAGGTCACGGTCCCCCGGGAAATACCGCAGTGACCGGTCGGGGTACAGCGAGTCCACGTCCGACTGTTCCCTCAGCGATGAGGACAGGCACAGGAGCAAAAGGAAATCCAGCCACCCCAAAGCTCGGGGCCTCAAAGTGAGGCAGGAAACGAGCTCTGATAGCACTTTGCCTTACAAGCATCCAAAGGACTACGATGAGTCTTCCCAAGGGTTGAAGGAGAGCGACAGTTTGTCATCCTCAGACTTGTCCTCCGACAGCGAGCGCTCTGCCAAAGCCAAAGCgctccaagaaaaagaaagccgCTTTCCTTTAGAAGGGGATGCTGAGAAACAGGATAAAAATAGCTTAAGTTGtgagagaggggaggagaaaggcAAGGGTGAGCGGGATTGTGATCACTCCAAAAAGAAAGCAGCTAAGGAGAaatgctcagagcagcccagaggtGGTGCAAAAACAAAACGCAAATCCTACTCAGGTAGCAAATGGGACTCGGAGTCCAACTCTGAAAGAGGAGAGGCAAAGCATAACAGGGGGGATTCCAGACCCTCCTCTGGCAAAGAAGAAGGAGAGGCCACCTCAGGGTCTGACACAGAGCTTAGTGTTaccaaaaggataaaaaaacaATCCAATTCCTCAGAGGGCTTTTTGGGTTCTGACTGCACGTGGAAGACAAGCAAACAGTTGTCATCTTCTGAGTCTGAGAGTTCTTGTTCCAGCTCAGCAGACACTCGAGGCAAGttgaaaaaacacaaacatgGCTTGAAAAAGACTCCTaaaaaatcacattccaaaaaagcaaaagaaaaatcgaaaggcaaaaaggagaaaaaacacaaagtccagaaaagaaaagaaatgtttcattgGCAGCCCCCCCTTGAGTTTGGGGAAGAAGAGGATGATGAGATAAATGAAAAGCCGGTTACCAAGgatgataaaaaagaaaagcagcttagCAGGGACATAAAGGATAAAAAACAAGTTTATGAAAAGGATGAAATAGTCACAGATAAAATGGGAAATGGTGAAAAGTCGTGTGTGAATGAAAACCTTTTAGATAAAAACACCACATGTGGGGCCTCGCCAGATCGCAGCAACCTTAATAAAGAGCCCATTGAAACCAGCACTTCAACTGGTATTTTAAACTCAGGAATAAACGTGGCTGCCTGCAAGAGTGAGATTAAACAAGCTGAAGAAAATAACCAGAATGGGCTGGAAGATGTTATTCAGACAGATGACAACATGGAGATTTGTACTCCGGATCGTAACTCGCCGGGGAAGGCTGATGTGGATGTTTTGTCTCCTGTCATTCTCACTGCTAAACCTTTAAGTGCTGGTGTACAAAAAGAGTTACAGGTTGAGACCCCTGAGCAAGATGCTGTCAAACTGGGAAACAACTTAAGAGACTTTACTaatattaaagaagaaaaagaaacgggaaggcaagaaaataactctgtccctgtgtctggtGCTAAAGACTGTagtttaaaaagtgaaatttctgaaaatacacCAAGCAATATGATAGACAATAAATGGAAGCCTTTGCAAGGTGCTGGTAACTTAAAAGCAGCAACAATCAGTATGACCACAGAGGTTAAAAATGTAGCATCAGCACCAGAGCCTAAACCAGCAGGTTTAAgaattgaaataaaagcaaaaaataaagtaaGGCCTGGGTCTCTCTTTGATGAAGTGAGGAAAACAGCCCGGCTAAATCGTCGGCCAAGGAACCAAGAAAGTTCCAGTGAGGAGGAATCTCCGAGCAGGGATGACAACAGCCCTTCCAGGAGTCTCAGCAGGTCACGAAGCAAATCTGAGTCTAAATCCAGACACAGAACCAGGTCCATATCCTACAGTCACTCGAGAAGTCGATCCCGAAGTTCTACATATTCATATAG GTCCAGGAGTTACTCGAGGAGCCGGAGCCGGGGCTGGTACAGCCGGGATCGCTCCAGGAGCCGGAGCAGTTCCTACCACAGCTACAAGAGCCGTAG TCGGAGCTACAGCAGGAGCCGATCCAGGAGCAGTTCCTATGGGCACCACAGTCGGTCCAG CAGGTCCTACACCTATGACAGTTACTACAGCCGGAGCCGCAGCAGGAGCAAGAGGAGCGACAGCTACCGGAGATCTCGGAGCTACGAGCGCAGATCCAG atCCTACGGCTCCGACAGCGACAGCGATCGCAGCTACTCCAACAACAGGAGCCCCAGCGAGAGCAGCAGATACAGCTGA